The Citrifermentans bemidjiense Bem genome window below encodes:
- a CDS encoding NADP-dependent malic enzyme, producing the protein MKKMSDALEYHATGRKGKIEVIATKPCQTAQDLSLAYSPGVAEPCLAIEQNPEDAYQYTAKGNLVAVVSNGTAVLGLGNIGALAGKPVMEGKGVLFKRFADVDVFDIELNSEDPDEIIKACQLLEPTFGGINLEDIKAPECFYIEEELKKTMNIPVFHDDQHGTAIISAAGLINALELVGKKIEDVKIVVNGAGASANACANLAISLGLKLENLIMCDTKGVIYKGRVEGMNKYKERFAADTPLRTLEEAAVGCDVMYGLSSKGAITQDMVRSMAANPIIFAMANPDPEITPEEAHAVRGDVLIATGRSDYPNQVNNVLGFPFIFRGALDVRATTINEEMKKAAVFALAELAREECPDSVCRAYGDVKFSFGRDYIIPKPFDPRALLRVAPAIAKAAMETGVARQPIADMNKYVEHLESLQGKSKETLRQIINKAKCDPKTVVFPEGENDKVLRAAQMLVEQGIARPILLGNEDKIRCTLKHLDIDLNGGVTIIDPATSEHSESYASELFLLRQRKGLTLSEARRLISRKSRTHFGCMMVRRGHADALLAGVDANYADTIRPALQVIGKQEGLSSVHGLYMMVFKKDIFFLADTTVCIDPDAAELAETAILAADKAAMLGIDPSVAMLSMSNFGSVRHPQADRVRSAVEMVKKRAPGLDIDGEMQADTAVVSEMLQANFPFTTLKKAANVLVFPDLTSGNICYKLLRQLGGADAIGPILMGMNKPVHILQQGDDVMDIVNMAAIAVVDAQTCGKSATVADAPEKKAPRPAQFTGAYAGA; encoded by the coding sequence ATGAAGAAGATGTCCGATGCACTGGAATACCATGCCACTGGCCGCAAGGGGAAGATCGAGGTAATCGCCACCAAGCCGTGCCAGACCGCGCAGGACCTGTCGCTGGCCTATTCGCCGGGAGTCGCCGAGCCCTGCCTCGCCATCGAGCAGAACCCTGAGGACGCCTACCAGTACACCGCCAAGGGGAACTTGGTGGCCGTGGTATCCAACGGCACCGCCGTCCTTGGCCTCGGCAACATCGGCGCGCTCGCGGGCAAGCCGGTCATGGAAGGGAAGGGGGTTCTCTTCAAGCGCTTCGCCGACGTCGACGTCTTCGATATCGAGTTGAACAGCGAGGACCCGGACGAGATCATCAAGGCCTGCCAGCTTCTGGAGCCCACCTTCGGCGGCATCAACCTGGAGGACATCAAGGCGCCCGAGTGCTTCTACATCGAAGAGGAACTGAAGAAGACCATGAACATCCCGGTCTTCCACGACGACCAGCACGGAACGGCGATCATCTCGGCAGCCGGGCTCATCAACGCGCTCGAACTGGTCGGCAAGAAGATAGAGGACGTGAAGATAGTGGTGAACGGCGCAGGCGCATCGGCCAACGCATGCGCGAACCTCGCCATCTCCCTGGGCCTCAAGCTGGAAAACCTCATCATGTGCGACACCAAGGGGGTCATCTACAAGGGGAGAGTGGAGGGGATGAACAAGTACAAGGAGCGCTTCGCCGCCGACACCCCGCTGCGCACCCTGGAAGAGGCGGCGGTCGGCTGCGACGTCATGTATGGTCTCTCCTCCAAAGGGGCCATCACCCAGGACATGGTGCGCAGCATGGCGGCCAACCCCATCATCTTCGCCATGGCGAATCCGGACCCCGAGATCACCCCGGAAGAGGCGCACGCGGTCCGCGGCGACGTACTCATCGCCACCGGGCGCTCCGACTATCCGAACCAGGTCAACAACGTGCTGGGCTTCCCGTTCATCTTCCGCGGCGCGCTCGACGTGCGGGCCACCACCATCAACGAAGAGATGAAAAAGGCGGCAGTCTTCGCCCTGGCGGAACTCGCCCGCGAGGAATGCCCCGACTCCGTCTGCCGCGCCTATGGCGACGTCAAGTTCAGCTTCGGCCGCGATTACATCATCCCCAAACCCTTCGACCCCCGGGCGCTGTTGCGGGTCGCCCCGGCCATAGCCAAGGCGGCAATGGAGACGGGGGTGGCGCGCCAGCCCATCGCGGACATGAACAAGTACGTGGAGCATCTGGAGTCGCTGCAGGGCAAATCCAAGGAGACGCTGCGCCAGATCATCAACAAGGCCAAATGCGATCCGAAGACCGTGGTCTTCCCCGAGGGCGAAAACGACAAGGTGCTGCGCGCAGCGCAGATGCTGGTCGAGCAGGGGATCGCGCGGCCGATCCTTCTGGGGAACGAAGACAAGATCCGCTGCACCCTGAAACATCTCGACATCGACCTGAACGGCGGGGTCACCATCATCGACCCGGCCACCTCGGAACACTCCGAATCGTACGCCAGCGAACTCTTCCTGCTCAGGCAGAGAAAGGGGCTCACCCTCTCCGAGGCCCGCAGGCTCATCAGCCGCAAGTCGCGCACCCACTTCGGCTGCATGATGGTGCGCCGCGGCCACGCCGACGCCCTTTTGGCCGGGGTCGACGCCAACTACGCCGACACCATCCGCCCCGCGCTGCAGGTGATCGGCAAACAGGAAGGGCTCTCCAGCGTGCACGGCCTCTACATGATGGTCTTCAAGAAGGACATCTTCTTCCTGGCCGACACCACCGTCTGCATCGATCCGGATGCTGCGGAGCTGGCCGAGACGGCGATCCTCGCGGCGGACAAGGCGGCCATGCTCGGCATCGACCCGAGCGTCGCCATGCTCTCCATGTCCAACTTCGGCTCGGTGCGGCATCCGCAGGCCGACCGGGTGAGAAGCGCCGTGGAGATGGTGAAAAAGAGGGCGCCCGGGCTCGACATCGACGGGGAGATGCAGGCGGATACCGCCGTCGTTTCCGAGATGCTGCAGGCGAATTTCCCCTTCACGACACTGAAAAAAGCTGCTAATGTCCTGGTCTTCCCGGACCTTACTTCGGGGAACATCTGCTACAAGCTCCTGCGGCAGTTGGGCGGCGCCGACGCCATCGGTCCCATCCTCATGGGGATGAACAAGCCGGTGCACATCCTGCAGCAGGGGGACGACGTCATGGACATAGTCAACATGGCGGCCATCGCCGTGGTGGACGCGCAGACCTGCGGCAAGTCGGCCACCGTAGCCGACGCGCCGGAAAAGAAGGCGCCGCGCCCGGCGCAGTTCACGGGCGCCTACGCCGGAGCCTGA
- the oadA gene encoding sodium-extruding oxaloacetate decarboxylase subunit alpha: MAKTTKPLGITEVVLRDAHQSLFATRLRLDDMLPIAAKLDQVGYWSIEMWGGATFDSCIRFLGEDPWERLRELKKAMPNTPQQMLFRGQNILGYRHYADDVVEKFVERSAVNGIDVFRVFDAMNDPRNLDTAIKAVIKQGKHAQGTLSYTVSPVDTIPKWVALAKRIEDMGAHSLCIKDMAGLMAPYAAYDLVKALKKGISIPIHMQCHATTGMSTAAYVKAIEAGVENVDTSISSMSMTYGHSPTETLAAIFADTDKATGLDTVLLQEIADYFTVVRKKYAKFEGSLKGVDARIITAQVPGGMLTNMESQLKEQNAGHKMDLVLAEIPKVREDLGMIPLVTPTSQIVGTQAVINVLTGERYKSMTKETAAVLKGEYGATSAPVNKELQLKVLAGADPITCRPADLLNAEMDKLTEELRGLSKEKNLKFGDHEVEDVLTYALFQQVGLKFLEHRDNPGMFEPVPTAEDAAPKKAAAPEITGGDTYTVTGGGQTFVVQVAKATGAAAAAAAAASAVGGNAPAQAPAAAAGKTIVSPLAGNVWKIECEPGQQVQEGDLLLILEAMKMENEIFADRDGVVSTIHIEEGTAVDIGAALVTIAGEGDAAACACAPAATAAAAGPAEGGVMAPLAGNVWKIEVEQGQAVQAGDLLLILEAMKMENEIFAEKDGVVSRIMIQEGNAVDIGQLLLTVE; this comes from the coding sequence ATGGCCAAGACAACGAAACCGTTAGGGATAACCGAAGTCGTCCTCAGGGACGCCCACCAGTCCTTGTTCGCGACCCGCCTGCGCCTGGACGACATGCTTCCCATCGCCGCCAAGTTGGACCAGGTCGGCTACTGGTCCATCGAGATGTGGGGGGGGGCGACCTTCGACTCCTGCATCCGCTTCCTCGGCGAGGACCCGTGGGAGCGCCTGCGCGAGCTGAAAAAAGCGATGCCCAACACGCCGCAGCAGATGCTGTTCCGTGGGCAGAACATCCTCGGTTACCGCCACTACGCGGACGACGTGGTCGAGAAGTTCGTGGAACGCTCCGCGGTGAACGGCATCGACGTCTTCCGCGTCTTCGACGCCATGAACGACCCGCGCAACCTCGACACCGCCATCAAGGCGGTGATTAAACAGGGCAAACACGCCCAGGGGACGCTCTCCTACACGGTGAGCCCGGTCGACACCATACCCAAATGGGTGGCGCTGGCCAAGCGCATCGAGGACATGGGGGCGCACTCGCTCTGCATCAAGGACATGGCTGGGCTCATGGCCCCCTACGCCGCCTACGACCTGGTCAAGGCGCTGAAAAAAGGGATCTCCATCCCGATCCACATGCAGTGCCACGCCACCACCGGCATGTCCACCGCGGCCTACGTGAAGGCGATCGAGGCGGGGGTCGAGAACGTCGACACCTCCATCTCCTCCATGAGCATGACCTACGGCCATTCGCCCACCGAGACGCTCGCCGCCATCTTCGCGGACACGGACAAGGCGACCGGCCTCGACACGGTCCTTTTGCAGGAGATCGCCGACTACTTCACCGTTGTGCGCAAGAAATACGCGAAGTTCGAAGGCTCCCTCAAGGGTGTAGATGCCCGCATCATCACGGCGCAGGTCCCCGGCGGCATGCTCACCAACATGGAGAGCCAGCTCAAGGAGCAAAACGCGGGGCACAAGATGGACCTGGTCTTGGCCGAGATCCCGAAAGTCCGCGAGGACCTGGGGATGATCCCGCTGGTCACCCCGACCTCGCAGATCGTCGGCACCCAGGCGGTCATCAACGTCCTGACCGGCGAGCGCTACAAGTCGATGACCAAGGAAACCGCCGCCGTCCTCAAAGGGGAATACGGCGCGACCTCGGCCCCGGTCAACAAGGAGCTGCAGCTGAAGGTTCTGGCCGGCGCCGACCCGATCACCTGCCGCCCGGCGGACCTCCTCAACGCGGAGATGGACAAGCTCACCGAGGAGCTGCGCGGCCTCTCCAAGGAGAAGAACCTGAAGTTCGGCGACCACGAGGTGGAGGACGTACTCACCTACGCGCTGTTCCAGCAGGTTGGCCTCAAGTTCCTGGAGCACCGCGACAACCCCGGCATGTTCGAGCCGGTACCCACCGCCGAGGACGCGGCGCCCAAGAAGGCGGCAGCGCCCGAAATCACCGGCGGCGACACCTATACCGTAACCGGCGGCGGCCAGACCTTCGTGGTGCAGGTCGCCAAGGCGACCGGGGCCGCAGCAGCCGCGGCTGCCGCAGCCTCCGCAGTTGGCGGCAACGCACCGGCGCAGGCTCCCGCAGCGGCAGCCGGCAAGACCATCGTCTCTCCCTTGGCCGGCAACGTCTGGAAGATCGAGTGCGAGCCGGGTCAGCAGGTGCAGGAAGGCGATCTGCTCCTCATCCTCGAAGCCATGAAGATGGAGAACGAGATCTTCGCCGACCGTGACGGCGTGGTGAGCACCATCCACATCGAGGAAGGTACTGCCGTCGACATTGGCGCCGCGCTCGTCACCATCGCCGGCGAGGGCGATGCCGCAGCCTGCGCTTGCGCTCCGGCCGCCACGGCCGCTGCCGCCGGCCCCGCCGAGGGAGGTGTCATGGCGCCTTTGGCCGGCAACGTCTGGAAGATCGAGGTAGAGCAGGGGCAGGCGGTACAGGCAGGCGATCTGCTTCTCATCCTCGAAGCGATGAAGATGGAGAACGAGATCTTCGCCGAAAAGGACGGAGTCGTCAGCCGGATCATGATCCAGGAAGGAAACGCCGTAGACATCGGCCAGCTTCTGCTGACCGTGGAGTAA
- a CDS encoding carboxyl transferase domain-containing protein: MARKQTPLRPYFEKMADIGKALSDAEVKRSQENVELVKEQVQLIEKETERVKNAGIPAKKVHERGGMTIYDRLDYLVDAGTWAPLHTLYNPKENEEGCTGVVNGIGRIEGRWAVVIGFDNKVMAGAWIAGQSENILMVTDMAKRLNVPLVWLTNCSGVKLMEQETVYAGRRSSGAPFYRHADLNHLGIPILNGIYGTNPAGGGYQGISPTILLAHDGANIAVGGAGIVGGMNPKGHIDVEAAQALIDATRNFKAKDPGRVETHFDQTAYFREVHDTETGVLDGIKDYMRMMPAYDPAMFRVAAPVPPRFPVEDLNMILPANQKRPYDAIQILARLTDNSEFMEYRPDYGREVYAGIAKVDGFPVAFIGNRQGVFPGYPEYAKGAYPAVGGKHYREGLIKQAEFVTLCGRDNLPIVWMQDTTGIDVGDLAEEAELLALGQSLVYSIEQTDLSMMCVVLRKGTAAAHYIMCGPQANNNNAFTLGTPLTEIYVMHGETAAAASYARRLVKEQDSGNDLGPVIGKMNQMIQDYQEKSRPAYCAISGFVDEIVQLPDLRKYVQAFAGANYQNPKSITPVHQMLLPRIIRG, from the coding sequence ATGGCACGAAAGCAAACACCGCTGCGCCCGTATTTCGAGAAGATGGCGGACATCGGCAAGGCGCTGAGCGATGCGGAAGTGAAACGTTCGCAGGAAAACGTCGAACTCGTCAAGGAGCAGGTGCAGCTGATCGAAAAGGAGACCGAGCGGGTCAAAAACGCCGGCATCCCCGCCAAGAAGGTCCACGAGCGCGGCGGCATGACCATCTACGACCGCCTCGATTACCTGGTGGACGCCGGGACCTGGGCACCCCTGCATACGCTCTACAACCCCAAGGAGAACGAGGAAGGGTGCACCGGCGTCGTCAACGGCATAGGGCGCATCGAAGGTAGATGGGCGGTCGTCATCGGCTTCGACAACAAGGTCATGGCCGGTGCCTGGATCGCAGGGCAGTCGGAGAACATTCTCATGGTCACCGACATGGCCAAGCGCCTCAACGTCCCGCTGGTCTGGCTCACCAACTGTTCCGGCGTGAAGCTCATGGAGCAGGAAACCGTCTACGCCGGCCGCCGCTCCAGCGGCGCTCCCTTCTACCGCCACGCCGACCTGAACCATCTCGGCATCCCCATCTTGAACGGCATCTACGGCACCAACCCCGCCGGCGGCGGCTACCAGGGGATCAGCCCGACCATCCTCCTCGCCCATGACGGCGCCAACATCGCGGTAGGCGGAGCCGGCATCGTCGGCGGCATGAACCCCAAGGGGCACATCGACGTCGAGGCCGCGCAGGCCCTCATCGACGCCACCCGCAACTTCAAGGCGAAAGATCCCGGCCGTGTCGAGACCCATTTCGACCAGACCGCCTACTTCCGCGAGGTCCACGACACGGAGACCGGTGTTCTCGACGGCATCAAGGATTACATGCGCATGATGCCCGCCTACGACCCCGCCATGTTCCGAGTCGCCGCTCCCGTTCCCCCGCGCTTCCCGGTCGAGGATCTCAACATGATCCTCCCGGCGAACCAGAAGCGCCCCTACGACGCAATCCAGATCCTGGCGCGCCTTACCGACAACAGCGAATTCATGGAATACCGCCCCGACTACGGCCGCGAGGTCTACGCCGGCATCGCCAAGGTCGACGGCTTCCCGGTCGCCTTCATCGGCAACCGCCAGGGTGTCTTCCCCGGCTACCCCGAGTACGCCAAGGGCGCCTACCCGGCGGTCGGCGGCAAGCACTACCGCGAGGGGCTCATCAAGCAGGCCGAGTTCGTGACCCTGTGCGGTCGCGACAACCTCCCCATCGTCTGGATGCAGGACACAACAGGCATCGACGTCGGCGACCTCGCCGAGGAAGCCGAACTGTTGGCCCTGGGGCAGTCGCTCGTCTACTCAATCGAGCAGACCGATCTCTCCATGATGTGCGTCGTGCTCAGGAAGGGGACCGCCGCGGCCCACTACATCATGTGCGGCCCGCAGGCGAACAACAACAACGCCTTCACCCTAGGAACCCCTCTCACCGAGATCTACGTGATGCACGGCGAGACCGCGGCCGCCGCCTCCTACGCCCGCCGCCTGGTGAAAGAGCAGGATTCCGGCAACGACCTGGGCCCGGTCATCGGCAAGATGAACCAGATGATCCAGGACTACCAGGAGAAGTCGCGCCCGGCCTACTGCGCCATCAGCGGATTCGTGGACGAGATTGTCCAGCTTCCCGACCTGCGCAAGTACGTCCAGGCCTTTGCCGGCGCCAACTACCAGAACCCGAAGTCGATCACCCCGGTGCACCAGATGCTCCTCCCGAGGATCATCAGGGGATAA